GTTTCTGGTCTCTGTTCAtatcttaatttcatttttatcttgTATATAAGGAAAGCAATATTAGATAACAAAAGATTGAGAAACTGCGTGCTTCGGTTTtcgacaaaaaacaaaaccaactagttctaattgtaacggggaccgttacatatgttccccaaacctcccccaatcaaaatgtgatgtcattgtaaacctatagcaaaaaatcatttcattttagcctttaattacatgtagtacgttcaatatggtcatttcagtaccaagaaatgaaagaaagcgttgcacgtgcatacacgcgcacgcgtgtatgattctgCACTTTCattgatgtcattcaacaggcattcatatcatatacccacagtatgaatttcataacgtttccatcaaatataaggaagttatagcgattttaaaatcgtccaattagaattcagcacacgtgcagaGCAGTGATTTTAACCACAGCAATtcgtaaggagtaccaagacacatctaaacccttaatatcaatagaatttgatgaaaaacaaaaacgttatcgtcctttaaaaattgaacatttgaaaaactatGTACGCGCATGCGcctgtgcgttggcatttttttgtcacattaatatataaatacacatattatctacctatactgtgaatatcaactcattcgcttcataaataagataattacaaacgttttagtattattcaatcaaaaagaagcgcacgtgcatgcgcgtgcaaataaGTAATTATGACCATGCatatcagttaagggtctcaaaaTCTACCGATTTTCAGTGTAAATTTTCAGGGACTTCGAATAATGTGATACTTTCGGAACTGCACTGTTAACTAAACATTGATCTGACGGCAGGTTGATATAAACACGTCTAGTCGTGTAGAAGTACTATGCATACTATGTATGTTGACTTTGTTTTTCGTAATCAGTAACTGATTAAATTGCAAGCAAATGCATGATAGTTTTCAATGCTACGTATATCAATTCATCAATAAAGACTattgaaataaacaaatcatgtgGTGTTTCATTGCTTTTTCCGTAGCAATCGCTGCACAACAGTGTTTTTGTCAAATATGTTGTACTCCCGATCAATGGACCGCTGATATGTTTTTGGATTATGGCACAGTATATATTGATAGAAAGAAAGATGTACCAAATACGTCTTACTCCTATATCAATGGAACAATAAAGGCCACGTATGATTATCCAAACCAACGGAGTTACGTCAATCTACGGGGAGCGGAAGTGTTCCCACTTGTTCCGGGCCCAAGCGTTCCATACCACGCCACCATTATCAACGACTACAAGAATGTAAGCTTGGTTAAGTTTTCATTTAGTAAAGACATATATTTATTGCCTTTGAtttaatttgacttgtaaaaaGGCAGTTTCATTGGCTCgtttgattttataaaaaaatatagttAAGAAATAACGAGTATAACGTGGTTTGGGTCAGTTAACGCTTTATAATTCGAATACACCTTTAATTTATTATTCGACCATCATACAGGGAAATATGTATTACAACAAGACGTGTGGAATCTACTTGTACAGTTGTACGTAAATCTCGACAATGAGAAAACAATCTGTGTATCTAACCGAAGTGCACACGTtcactttctattccatagaaggcctAAAACAGTCAtatgatgtaaatttagagaaaaAAGTATTTCCTGCATCTGGTTGCTAAAGGGGGAAGGTTGTTCCCACACCAacccaggttatacaaaaaataacttgcgttcctcagtttgaatttgacaaatcagataataaaatacaaatacatgaaaggtgaagataacgaacagtaactcccataaggaatataaaagggggtgttgggcaaacacggatcggGCCGGATCCCTGGATAAaccaggtgggatcaggtgcctaggaggagaaagcatcccctctcgaccggtcacactcgccatgAGCACATGTATCTTGAACACGTAAAGTTACTTAGTAATCCATGGTCAAAATCCAAGGCCAAGAACGGCcgaaaatcggtatgaaacacatcagagagcatttgacccaaagatagatattgaccatagaatttgcgaaatgctgactttcaacgagattgatgaaacctctgtaacatcagattgtcagtagcctgctcgatttaaaaattgatcatatgcagaacaagctcttgcgtgtagaatcagttgagatataaacaccatatgcatatATATGACGTTTAATGAATTATAACATTATCCTACAACATTATTGCTCTGCGTCATATAAAATCAAGTTTTTCTCTATAATCATTTGTGAAATTACATTAAATGCGTATTTAATTTGAATTATAGGGAAGGAATGATACAGGAATAATTTGCTCTCGTTTTATAATATTCATAatggtgtgaccgttggaccaaGTGAAGCATGAAATGGACGTTTGCGTGTCTCAAGTGataatcacaggtctttcggaaacggaggtcccgtgtcgctaCAAACGTTGGCACGATACAGAACTCTCATTGTTACGgccgtaagcgctaagcatagttctgaatttgtggtacttcacctacagctggtgacgtctcaatcagagtgaaaaattatcaatcaATATACGTATATTAACCAAATTCATGactttacaacatttgaattacatgtagttcCAAGCCTCtgctacttgtatcataaatatTGCCAATGTCTAATGCATTAATCAATTAAGgaataaattttattaatattgacaatatattagatGAAATAGACAGGGATTTAACGCTCTCGTTTTAAGTCCCAAATTCGCAAATTTTAcggtcattataatgatttaatttactAATATAACCTTTCatttgggtaaaatgctgtctgacatgtttcataccaattgaggTTGTTCTTTACAAAGTGATtgtgattacggattactctgtttaccttatCCAGAAaaggggctcacggcgggtgtgaccggtcgacaaaaAAAAATGCTTGGTCGTCATAGGCATCttatcctacctctggtatgtccaggagtccgtgtttgccctactcttaattttgtatttttattaaagttgtgagattgatcttCACCTTTGAAAACATGATAAATCGTGTATATTTATAGCTTTTTGATCACGCCGCAAAATGTAGTCCTTTACAAGCCAATTTACATAACAAACATCAAATTGAAAGGGTAAAGTTACAAATATAtgttatacaatgtattttggccaatgaaatattaaaacatccTGAGAGGTATTGATCAAAATCCGAGAAGCTATCTTacttaaataaatacatatattgcaGGGGATGCAATATGATATTAAACCAGATGGCAGTTGTGAAAAGGAAAGACTTGGAAATATGACAAAACAGTGCATACCAAGTAATACGATATCGATgcataatttgaaaatatattacaaaGCTATGCAATTTGGATGTTATAGTGACATATTTCTGCCatcacttgtcagataattatatcGTCTTGACAGTTAATTAtattgacttgtcagataatgcTGTTCAAATAATAAAAAGTTTCAAAAGGTAATCGGAAAATGCTTTCACGCTCAACATATGCCATCTACTTAAcaacataatgatctgacaagtcaaaATAATGATCTGAGAAGCCAACATAAAGATCTGAAAAGTCGACATAATGATATAACAATCCCAACCAAGATAATAACGTCAACTTGTCAGttgattatgttgacttgtcataTCGTggtgttgacttgtcagatatcGTGATGTTGACTTGCCTGATGTTGACTTGCCAGATCGTAATGTTGATTTGTCAAATATTAAACGGGGGAAAAGGATGTCAGGAAAAAGCATAagcaaatcaaaattaaaagataATAGGAAATGATAAGTCAAAATAATCacctgacaagtcaacataattatcCGATAACTCGACACAATtaactgacaagtcgacataattatctgacaagtgatGACAGAAACATGCCACCATAGGATGTAATTGATATAGAAGGTTTTTTTCAGAGGATGCCAAATTAGTCAACACTGGCTCACTGGCGATGGAATGGAATAAGGTTGAGAATTACAAGTTTGCAATCAATGATGATTCAATGTCTGTTGATGCCACGGTCAGCAGGAATTTACCTTCATGTAAGATACATTGACctgtttatttcaaatatgtattatataatacGATATCAGTAGTGTTTTGAATCTTAGAAGTGAAGAAATCAGATCAATCTTTAGACTTTGTTTGATAGCACTCTAGCGTAAGTTAGTGCATATACGATACCATGAATTTTCCTTGATTCAACTTTTTAAACAATCATATTTTAAAGCTCTTTACAATACCTTTCTCTAGGAGTGATATAAGAATTTTTGAGAAATGTTACACATAAGAGTAACAATGCTTCGGACTTGGGTCTGAAACGAGGGCATCACACCTAAGATGGTTGGTTGTAGAGGTGCAACGATTCACCACGGTGCATCGAAAACCGATTCTGACAGGCAAATCGAATCGCGATTCACAATGGTGTGAATTCGGTACGGTTCATTATAAAAGAATAAAATGTGTACCTGTTatctattttcttcaattttttaaacGGCATCTATGACTGACTAAGAAACATCCAATCAACATTAAGATAATagccaaaacaaacaaaatggaGGCGGTTGACAGCAATCCTGTTTTCAAAGATCCCCCCTAGATTCATAGATCCAAAGTGTGATAAGATCACTTTGTGTTTAAAGAAGATGTAAAAGACCAAgcaacatgtaaaatatgatttGTTGACATTAAATACAAAACAGGATCCACGACTACCATGTCAGGGCACTGGAAAAGGAAACATGGCAAAACATGCAACATTTGTGAGTCTGATAATGCAACATCAAATATCCCTGTCTCAAGAGCCAGTTCAACCTTCCAAACAAATGAAATTACTCCGTTGCAAACCGCAAAATATGGGTGAAGAAGTCAACATTTTACACATATTTCTAAAGCTATCTACGGTTATCTACAATTATCCCTCAGTTCAGAGTGAAGTTTTCAAGTAGATGTTGACAGTTTTAGATCCTAGATATGAACTTCCCTGTGGGACAAATTCTAACCAGAAAGTAATACCGGAATTAGTGGAAACAGTTGTTGCCAGAATGAAGAAACATCTACAAAAAGCTACATATGTTGCCATCACAACAGATTCAGGGCTACAGATAACTTTATTGCAATCACAGCGCATTTCATAAacagttgggggggggggggttggttccgtggccgagtggttagagcatcgagctcaaaatcacactacctctcacctctggttggcgcgggttcgaatcccgctcgcgccggtaattgagaaagtttcccagtttactttgggaaggtcggtggtctcttcccaggtacattgtatctgggttctctcttccaccaataaaaactgagcGCCAccataaaactgaaaaattgttgagtgtggcggaaaacagcaaaaatcaatcagtcaatcatAAGCAGTGATTGGGAAGTGGAAGATTATACCCTTCAAACCAAATTCAGTGATTCTGAATATTCTGGGAATATGAAAGTTGCCCAGATGGATCCTTTATTGGGGAGAGTAAGAAAAGTGGTATCATTTTTTCCCAAGAGTACCACTGCCACAAGGAACCTGAAAAGAATGCAGACGAGGCTAGAAATACCCCAGCATAAGTTACTTATTGATGTGCAAAGACGATGGGACTCTAGTTATAACATGCTTGAACGTTACTTGGAGCAGCAAGCAGCTGTGTTTGCTGCACTATTGGAAGCTAAGAAAATGCTAAGGATATAGTGACACTCTCAGACAATGATATGCATGATACTGAGGAAGTTCTCAAGATTCTGAAGCCACTCAAAACTGTGACCACTCTTATGAGCAGTTCCAAACATCCAACTGCATCTCTAATTCACTCTCCCAAGGAAAGACTCTTGAAGTAGATGGAGATCAAAGAAATGGACAATCGACTTGTGACAGTTGTTAAAACTGCTATCACTGATGATCTTAAACCAAGGTAACTTATATATTTTGTTACTAAACCATGCGGTTAATTACTAATCATCACGCGCTACACTCATTTATATAGTATTATGAAACACctatgatttcatttttagaaTACTTTGtggtttaaatttcaaaatttcagaaagcttcaatgaataaaataaatacatgagaGCTTTATTATTTGCCAACTGTTTTGTATAATGGCTCTGAAATTCTTACGCTTATCCTAGAAGCCTCTGTCTTTGACCCGCGCTTCAAGAGCTTACCATATATCAATGACAAGCAAAGACACACAGTAATCTCTCTCTAgcattattagaaaatgatgagGTTTGCCATAATGGTtgaaaattcattatttacCAATTACTGTATATTGATTCATGAAATGTATTTAGAgcaaaaaaaagagaagaaattTGCCCATGTAGTAATCAATTATGTCATTATGAACACAAAGCAAGTAAATTAGAtttatatctaggggtccgtgtttacccatcTCTGTATTTTGTGTAGCGGACAATATAAGAGGGAATTTATACTACTCGCTAGTTcactagcttttctagtgatgtggtacaatctctctctctctctctctctctctctctctctctctcgatcacGCAAGTTGTTAaaattataaagttattaaagCAACGACgggcgtgatcagcacttggctgggtgaccacTACACATTacatttgtattgcttataggagttatgagattgatccctccTCTCCCAGTTGGCTCGACAGTATCATGGGATCCCTGCAACAAGTGATGCCAGTGAGTCTTCTCCATAGCAGAAGACAATATCACATCTCAAAGGACTTGTTTATCAAGTGAGCAGGTTGTCATGCAAGTGTgtctttcaaaattttgatcattCCAGTGATTTGATGTAATTATGACATACGGAATGCTATTATAAACCATTTTTAATCAAACTAGCATAAGTTGCATTTACTTATTCTGTGatattgcatttattttctataattatcaGGACGAATACTCAAATAGTTAAAGAACTTTTGTGTCAATTGAATTTAATCAAcatttgtatttaatttttaattactaaaaTGTCATCAAAATGTGTCCATTAAATGATCTATAAAGTGTTTGTGTGTGAGTGTATGATTGTGATTGAAATTAATTGTTGAATAAGTAATACTAATATCCTTTATatatacaggattgcacaattagttatataaactagtttacattgtggtcctgtctataacatatatacgtatcgagaacatatatcacaaaacatgaaaatatcacagtttatatacatacagataagaactaaatgaaaagagacaataaacacaTGAGTATCATTGAGGATCGATACAATGTTTGAGataggctgatttaaaagatgtggtagttgtgcattttttttttaataagatcTGGTAATGAGTTACTATACAAATACCAACAGGTTCTAAATCGAATCGAAAATAACTAAATCGAATGGCGTGAGTCGAAATCGAATTGAATCGTTGCAGCTCaagttggttgtatattgttttgtgtcatatggagacgtgtgaagagctgcaaaatcgAGGTATATGCTAGGCGCTCAAGGAGGGattagggagggatctttatcgtaccacacttTCTATGACACGAGGCCTCGCGgggttttttgcggtcttatccgaaggaccgccccattaagtTGCCTCTCTGGGCAAGCAAGGGTTATGGGGGACCTAAGAgataaacataggtagtgatagctccttcgccaaacgttcggtaTTCACGGGTAGgcgttggcatgttaaagaacccacGCTGCTTCAGCCCAGAGTGCTAAGtctaggtctaaatttgtggtaagTCACATACAGTTGGTGACGTCTTAATATCAGTGAACAATTCTCAACGAGACATAAAACATTCAACCAACTGAAAATGAAATCCACCATCTCTCTTTACCAAATAGCTAGCtagattgttttacgtcccgtcgagaattttccactcatattgagacgacGCTatctgtagatgaagtaccacaaatctagacctatact
This genomic window from Ostrea edulis chromosome 4, xbOstEdul1.1, whole genome shotgun sequence contains:
- the LOC125671433 gene encoding uncharacterized protein LOC125671433 isoform X2 produces the protein MWCFIAFSVAIAAQQCFCQICCTPDQWTADMFLDYGTVYIDRKKDVPNTSYSYINGTIKATYDYPNQRSYVNLRGAEVFPLVPGPSVPYHATIINDYKNGMQYDIKPDGSCEKERLGNMTKQCIPKDAKLVNTGSLAMEWNKVENYKFAINDDSMSVDATVSRNLPSSSCNPVHVVYFIGSAEYDSGAMINLDVLNVVPYNTDPSVFHIPPQCRNARFKIENEENNKLELVLKMRVFI
- the LOC125671433 gene encoding uncharacterized protein LOC125671433 isoform X1: MWCFIAFSVAIAAQQCFCQICCTPDQWTADMFLDYGTVYIDRKKDVPNTSYSYINGTIKATYDYPNQRSYVNLRGAEVFPLVPGPSVPYHATIINDYKNGMQYDIKPDGSCEKERLGNMTKQCIPKDAKLVNTGSLAMEWNKVENYKFAINDDSMSVDATVSRNLPSSSCNPVHVVYFIGSAEYDSGAMINLDVLNVVPYNTDPSVFHIPPQCRNARFKVRRSLTIDRITHNYSFIILDFAFVLQTRYFLQIYRS